Within Primulina tabacum isolate GXHZ01 chromosome 5, ASM2559414v2, whole genome shotgun sequence, the genomic segment gagactaatATTTAATCACTATAATTTGTATCACTTAACTTAAgttagacaaaataaataaaaagatgatatgtggattattaatctaaactttaaataaaataattccaatTTAAAACGAGGGATTCAAATATCAAGGaggattcaaattcaaataaataactaagacacacaacggtaccaaactctactatgttgacacgtgtttaaattcaattaattatttaattcttgacaatcacggtgaaatccccaaatttatttattaaacgattcctcgagttaataaacctatttaaatctaacagtccaattatttctaattgaatttatttagatctaaatgcattaaataTTCGTGAAATTTTAGTTTTCACCTAAAACCGCACACTGacaccgaatactatttctagtcagtttaaccatgtgttgatgacgTTTTTGTTGCTATCTTTAACCAATCATCTTTCGATTTTTAATTAATCAACAGacatgtaaatagttgatcaggttattaacaagaaatattaaaccaacatcaatcaataattaaaattaaggaaaataatatattgaaaataaaccAAATATCAGACAAAATATTGTTTGGTCCTATTGTGGTCTTAGCCTAAAGAAAATTATACCATGAATTCAAAATAGAAGTGAAAAGTCATATTTAAGttcatagaagaaaacaaaattaagGATGAGTGAAAGGAATTCTCAGTGATTTGTGGCGTGTGTTGAGGAATTTCTCCAGCTTTTGCCTCTGTCTTCCTCCCtgttttttttctcttcttccttCCTGGTTTTGTCTTTCGTTAGTCTTCTGTTCTGCACTTCCGTCTTCTCTCTTCTGCCTCTCTCCTCTGCTGTTATGGATCTCTTCCCTACTGTTCACTTCCGTTCTCTTTCCTTTCTTCTCTCTCCTCTACCtctctcttcttttctctcTATGTTCACGTCTCTGTACGCTTTCTCTCTCTCTTCCTCCTTGCTTCTCTTCCGCgctaatttttttctctttttgcgCCCTTTTCTCCTGTTACGCTTCTGCCCctttttattcttctcaatgGGCCTCctctttcaaatattataagCCCATGTCAAGTATAAAAAATGTAGATAAGATATTTATCAAGAtttatattgatttttctaaattttcaatatcatcaaggaatgagaatattttatttcctttcttttgatatctcgtttcctttgaaatattataaaatcaTCTTATCTATCAATTTAGGCATTTTGCCTCTtctattcaaatctacaatcagtataaaattaattaagataaGCACAAAATTAGGGATAATAATTCTAGATaagcacaaatattataaaataaaatccctaaaatctctaTAAGATTTGGGCTTATCAATGCTCTTTCCTCGGACTtggaataaacaagaatatcatcgatgaatacaatcacaaaacgatcgagatatttacgaaatacacgattcatcaagtccataaacacAACAAGAGCGTTggtcaaaccaaaaggcataaccaaaaattcaaagtgtTCGTATCTCGTGCGAAAAGCTATTTTCGGCACATCTTCTTGTCTAACTCGCACTTGATGGTAACCAGAAcggagatcaatcttagaatacaccGAAGTACCttacaactgatcaaataagtcatcaatcctagggagtggatatttatttttgacagtaaacttattcagttgccgataatcaatacacatcctcaTCGTTCCAtatttcttcttgacaaatagaatcggtgcaccccacggtgaagAACTTGGACGAATATAACCTTTACTCAACAAAtcttgtaattgttctttcagctCAACAGGAGCTAAACGATATGGGGCTCGAGATATGGGTTCATTTCCTGGCATTAATTCGATACTGAACTCAACTTCTCATTCTGGTGGAAAACCAGGAATCTCTTCTGGAAATACATCAGAAAACTCACAGACTACAGGAATATCAGAAATCCGTCGCTCATCTTGCGATAGATCCACAGCATAAACCAAAAAACCTTCATGACCAGAATCTAACAATCGATTCATCTCAATGGCAGAAACTAGAGGAATATTGGCTTGAGAACCACGGCCATAGAAATTCCATTTAGGAGCAAAGCTAGGCCTGAAACGAACTATTCCTCGATAACAGTCAACAGTGGCACGATTTGCAGTCAAAACATCCATACCAACtatacaatcaaagtcatgcATAGGTAGAACTATGAGATTCAGATATAGAACATTTTCATCGTGAAACAAAACCGCATTGGACACCACATTATCAGTGATAATCATTTTGCCCATCGGAGTAGCAACAGATAGATTGGAATTCATACTAGTTATGCGAAACAACGAATGCATGAGAAACAAAGGAATGTGATGCTCCGGTATCAAATAACAATCATGCTCTAAAACCACATAGAGTGCAGTTACCAGTAATGATAGTACCTGGAGCTGCCTGAGCCTCATCCTCAGTCAAGGCAAATACATGAACAGATGACTGATTCTGTTGACCACCTTGCCCTCTGCTCTGATGCGAAGGGCGACTAGGCTGATGGGAAGACTGGGACGCTACTGGAATTCTATTACTTTGAGCTCCACTACCCGCCTGGGCTAATTTCCCCGTCTTACTAGGACAAACTCTAGAAAAATGACCCGGACGACCACAATTATTACAAACCCCTTGAACTCAAACACACTGATTACTGGAATGCTTGTCTCCACAGTGATCACAGTAAGGTCCACTATAACGATATCCACCACGGTTCCCTAAACTCCCTGAACTCGAAGAACTAGAACCGGGCTTCTTAAATTGCTTCCCACGTGGACGAAGAGATGCAGAACTAGATGAACTGAATTGTTGCCTCCCCGACTGATGATGTTGGGTAGAAACTCGATTTCCACTCCTCTTAAGACTAGCTTAAGCCTTTTTTGCTATTTTCACTGCTTCAAGATAATTCAGTGGCTTACCGGTAGAAACAAAAGGGTGCAGATGATCGTTCAATCCTTCAATGAAACTTTCGACGACAGCAACCTGACTCacagcaacatgaggagcataTCTCAGCATAGCATAAAAAGAATCTACATACTCCAGCAACTTACATATCTTCTTGTTTCAGGTTATGAAACTCAGAAGCCTTAGAACTGTAGAATGATGGAAGACAATAACTCTCCTTAAACTTCAGCTTGAATATATCCCACGATGGAACAATCCTCTGAGCATCTAAAGTCATCAATGTAGTAGACCACCACATTTTAGCACGATCTTTCAACTGATGCACAACTAATCTCAATCGACACTCTGGAGGATACTCGATCAAATCAAACAATTCCTCAATCTCAGAAATCCATAATTCAGCTTTCTCGGCTCCCTCCGAACCACTAATTCATCCATCCTAAGCTGCTCTAGCTGATCAGCAGCTTGCTCAACAAAAGTATCATCAACAACACGGACACGAGGTctaccacgtccacgacctcgaccacgacctcgacctcgagctAAAGGAATCTCAACAACATGAATTTCTCCACCTCCCTCCATTCTATACGATAAAACACCAAAACAATTAGAATGGAAGCAAACAAAACATATAACCACATAAGTATGTTGTCAAGTAGCATACACAGGCGCAACAACCATTTATTGCCAAGACTCAAGTGTCCTAGACTCTAGTTCGAGCGTATCCCAGTTTACGCTCTGATACAAAGATGTGAGgcccatttactctaatgacaattaatgattaaacaataatggtttgactTAAAGTTTCAGcggaaaaaggtttaaaatactttaaaacggacctcagggcctaAAAAAATTCGGCagtgacctccccgtaagtaggactTCCCGAAAATCAAACAGcagtttatatcaaaatatactccaactagagtcaTTAAATCAAAAACCCAAGTtaaacaacctatagccgcactggacAGGACTAAgcagaaattaaaacttaccaattACTCACCAGATCAAAAGAATCTCAGAGACGACTCAAAACATCACAAAACCACCAAATACCACCTACAGATACACAGGGCATCTCCCCGGCAGATAAAATACAATACAAGACTGa encodes:
- the LOC142544472 gene encoding uncharacterized protein LOC142544472; translated protein: MNSNLSVATPMGKMIITDNVVSNAVLFHDENVLYLNLIVLPMHDFDCIVGMDVLTANRATVDCYRGIVRFRPSFAPKWNFYGRGSQANIPLVSAIEMNRLLDSGHEGFLVYAVDLSQDERRISDIPVVCEFSDVFPEEIPGFPPE